A window of Periplaneta americana isolate PAMFEO1 chromosome 7, P.americana_PAMFEO1_priV1, whole genome shotgun sequence contains these coding sequences:
- the Chrac-14 gene encoding DNA polymerase epsilon subunit 3: MAERLEDLNLPNAVVTRIIKEALPDGINIAKEARTAFAKSASVYILYITSAANMEATSNNRKTISGQDVLQAIGNVEFSKFLDPLQDVLEYFKKMQKGKKDATAKRKMQKEGRKSEDQNGNDTGDKDSSVEVDLENGLETSSDVIYDCVDQ; this comes from the exons ATGGCTGAGAGACTGGAGGATTTGAATCTGCCAAATGCTGTAGTTACTAGGATAATTAAGGAGGCCCTACCGGATGGAATTAATATCGCTAAAGAAGCAAGAACAGCATTTGCTAAATCTGCATcagtatatattttatacataacATCTGCAGCCAACATGGAAGCAACGAGCAATAACAGAAAAACCATTAGTGGACAAGATGTATTACAGGCTATTGGTAACGTGGAGTTCAGCAAGTTCCTGGACCCTTTACAGGATGTGTTGGAAT ATTTCAAAAAGATGCAAAAGGGGAAAAAAGATGCAACAGCAAAGCGTAAAATGCAGAAAGAGGGAAGAAAATCGGAGGATCAAAATGGGAATGATACTGGTGATAAGGATAGCAGTGTGGAAGTTGATTTAGAAAACGGTCTTGAAACCAGTTCAGATGTAATATATGACTGTGTTGATCAGTGA